A stretch of the Bacillus sp. FJAT-18017 genome encodes the following:
- a CDS encoding molybdopterin-dependent oxidoreductase — translation MTNVLPPGQFETEKWPILHQGEVYKFNEETWRFRLFGEVEQQQTLTYKQVMELPKTTSTIDMHCVTTWSKFATTFEGVALRDFLKLVNVKGDAKYIKIYGYLDGDPEGYSANLPLAPLMGDDSLFVYRWKDEQHGWQDIDPKHGYPLRFIPPASFYLWKGTKWATGIEFLKEDEAGFWEELGYSMSANPFKEERYR, via the coding sequence ATGACCAACGTATTGCCACCCGGTCAATTTGAAACAGAAAAATGGCCGATCCTCCATCAAGGCGAAGTATACAAATTTAATGAAGAAACATGGCGGTTCCGCCTTTTTGGAGAGGTTGAACAACAACAGACTCTTACCTACAAACAGGTGATGGAGCTGCCAAAAACCACCTCGACGATTGATATGCATTGTGTAACAACCTGGTCTAAGTTCGCAACCACATTTGAGGGAGTTGCCCTTAGGGATTTCTTGAAGCTAGTGAATGTAAAGGGCGATGCAAAGTACATAAAAATATATGGTTATTTAGACGGCGACCCTGAAGGCTATTCAGCGAATTTGCCGCTAGCCCCACTGATGGGTGATGATTCACTGTTTGTTTATCGCTGGAAAGACGAGCAACATGGCTGGCAGGATATCGATCCCAAACACGGCTATCCCCTGAGATTTATTCCACCTGCATCCTTTTATCTATGGAAAGGGACAAAGTGGGCAACAGGAATTGAATTTTTAAAAGAAGACGAAGCTGGATTCTGGGAAGAGCTCGGTTACTCCATGTCTGCCAATCCATTCAAAGAGGAACGTTATCGCTGA
- a CDS encoding LLM class flavin-dependent oxidoreductase, translating to MSIYKKSVRYSVLDLSPVIQGSTPAESLKNTVDLAQHAEKWGYHRFWLAEHHNMPGIASSATAVVIGQVAAHTASIRVGSGGIMLPNHSPLVIAEQFGTLESLFPGRIDLGLGRAPGTDQLTASALRRDWRTGAEDFPNQVEELRAYFDPSRREGVIHVRAIPGEGLNVPVWLLGSSGFSAELAGKLGLPFAFASHFAPENTLAALNIYRQSFQPSDVLDEPYAMVGVNIIASDTEEKANWLATSMQQQFLQLIRNRPGKLQPPVESLKHLASDYELLLLEGRTNSTFTGTKEIVKTRLQEFLEETSADEVIINAQIFDHEERLKSFEYAAQIMKELNEL from the coding sequence ATGTCTATATATAAAAAAAGCGTCCGTTATTCGGTTCTGGATCTGTCTCCGGTTATACAAGGGAGCACACCGGCTGAGTCGCTGAAAAACACAGTTGACCTTGCCCAGCATGCCGAGAAGTGGGGCTATCATCGCTTTTGGCTTGCCGAGCACCACAATATGCCGGGGATTGCGAGTTCAGCGACTGCAGTCGTTATCGGGCAAGTGGCCGCCCATACGGCTTCTATCCGTGTTGGGTCCGGCGGGATTATGTTGCCGAACCACTCCCCGCTTGTTATCGCTGAGCAATTCGGGACATTAGAATCCCTTTTTCCAGGCAGAATTGACTTAGGTCTTGGACGGGCTCCCGGTACCGACCAGCTAACCGCTTCGGCACTGAGACGTGACTGGCGGACAGGTGCTGAAGATTTCCCGAATCAGGTAGAGGAACTGCGGGCTTATTTTGATCCTTCGAGGCGTGAAGGCGTCATCCATGTTCGTGCCATTCCGGGTGAAGGGCTGAATGTACCGGTCTGGCTGCTCGGTTCAAGCGGCTTCAGTGCCGAACTTGCGGGAAAGCTCGGCCTGCCTTTTGCATTTGCAAGCCATTTTGCACCGGAAAATACTCTTGCTGCTTTGAATATTTACCGGCAATCTTTCCAGCCATCAGACGTACTGGATGAGCCATACGCAATGGTGGGTGTAAATATCATCGCCTCTGATACAGAGGAAAAGGCAAACTGGCTGGCTACGTCGATGCAGCAGCAATTCCTTCAGCTGATAAGAAATCGCCCTGGCAAGCTTCAGCCGCCTGTGGAAAGTTTGAAACACCTGGCGAGTGATTACGAACTGCTGCTGCTTGAGGGCCGCACCAATTCTACCTTTACAGGAACGAAGGAAATCGTTAAAACCCGTCTACAGGAATTCCTTGAAGAAACCTCAGCGGATGAGGTCATCATCAACGCACAAATCTTTGACCACGAGGAGCGCCTTAAATCGTTTGAGTATGCTGCACAAATCATGAAGGAATTGAACGAGCTTTAA
- a CDS encoding DUF975 family protein encodes MKIKDIKGDALAALRGKWGTAIVLSLIAFGLFTFIPMFIEILGSGGFEAWYNADVPSAEASTLSWIATIALSPILYSYYWLFLDMRRGHSVSIGNLFSTVSKARIYFKTMGLYLLTLIYTFLWMLLLIVPGIIKGIAYSQAYFILKDNPDMVVNDAITESRKLMDGYKGKYFLMMLSFIGWAFLAVLTLGIGFIWLVPYFTATMASFYQKLIEHRHAETMSI; translated from the coding sequence TTGAAAATTAAAGACATTAAAGGGGATGCGCTTGCGGCCTTGAGAGGCAAATGGGGAACTGCAATTGTGCTGTCCCTCATTGCTTTTGGACTGTTTACCTTTATTCCTATGTTTATTGAAATTTTGGGAAGCGGCGGTTTTGAAGCGTGGTACAATGCAGATGTGCCGTCCGCAGAAGCATCTACTTTATCATGGATTGCAACAATAGCACTTAGCCCGATTCTTTATAGCTACTACTGGTTATTTCTTGACATGCGGAGAGGCCACTCTGTCAGTATTGGAAATTTGTTCAGTACAGTTTCAAAGGCACGCATCTATTTTAAAACAATGGGATTGTACTTACTGACTCTTATCTATACTTTTCTTTGGATGCTTCTTTTGATTGTGCCGGGAATCATAAAAGGAATCGCATATTCCCAGGCCTATTTCATTCTCAAGGACAACCCGGATATGGTCGTTAACGATGCGATTACGGAAAGCCGTAAATTGATGGACGGATACAAAGGCAAGTATTTTTTGATGATGCTAAGCTTCATCGGCTGGGCATTCCTGGCAGTTTTGACGCTCGGAATTGGTTTTATCTGGCTTGTTCCATATTTTACTGCAACAATGGCGTCTTTTTATCAGAAACTTATCGAACATCGGCATGCTGAAACTATGAGTATATAG
- a CDS encoding DUF4153 domain-containing protein — MQLRMRKEDWLFLLLCLGLGILAEEAFLWSQLGISHFIFIAAFYSLFFWRFRGFPFRNQRLGWLVLGAIWILSASYFLYDIDVFYALNLLAIPALVVFHISLITGPKQADWAKPAFLIHIIKRMFDSIAYNLGFTRLLARMAQRRTKGKNTAVATKVLIGIGISIPVLFVVLNLLISADSQFERIITTVPDWFSFDGEILFRIIAILIFTFSFFGFMQVHLKKRAEIKTILISNHTWGFDPVIILTVLLLLDAVYMLFVGVQFTYFFSGTLGEGYTYAEYARRGFFELVFVSLINLTATVTFLSFLKKREGGLWKAIQLGLSVLVLSSGVILASAFMRMMMYEEAYGFTILRVLVHSFMVFLLIIFAYTLLKVWLNRLSLIHFYFIAALVYYTVLNVIGIDRIVADRNLERYEQTGRIDVAYLGYMSDTGLLTLIDLYKIHPNVPGLKEELRNHFAEAETREEHWQAYNLTRERAREKLMELDLK; from the coding sequence ATGCAACTACGAATGAGGAAAGAGGATTGGCTGTTTTTGTTGCTTTGCCTGGGACTGGGAATCCTGGCAGAGGAAGCGTTCTTATGGTCCCAGCTTGGGATATCTCATTTCATTTTTATTGCCGCATTTTACAGTTTGTTTTTCTGGAGATTCAGAGGCTTCCCATTCCGGAATCAACGCCTCGGCTGGCTCGTGCTCGGGGCAATCTGGATTCTTTCGGCCAGCTATTTCCTATACGACATAGACGTATTTTACGCCCTGAACCTGCTGGCCATTCCGGCATTGGTGGTCTTCCACATTTCGCTCATCACCGGACCGAAGCAGGCAGACTGGGCAAAACCCGCATTCCTAATCCATATCATAAAGCGGATGTTCGACAGCATTGCCTATAATCTTGGATTTACCCGGCTGCTTGCCCGAATGGCCCAGCGCAGGACAAAGGGGAAGAATACCGCTGTTGCAACAAAGGTACTGATTGGTATTGGGATATCGATTCCCGTATTGTTTGTGGTCCTTAACCTGCTCATATCCGCCGACAGCCAGTTCGAACGCATCATCACAACCGTTCCCGACTGGTTCAGCTTTGATGGCGAAATACTCTTCCGCATCATCGCCATCCTGATCTTTACGTTCTCATTCTTTGGATTTATGCAAGTTCATTTGAAAAAAAGAGCGGAAATCAAAACAATCCTAATTAGTAATCATACCTGGGGTTTTGACCCGGTCATTATACTCACGGTCTTGTTGCTGTTGGACGCGGTCTATATGCTGTTTGTCGGCGTTCAATTCACTTACTTTTTCAGCGGAACGCTTGGAGAAGGCTACACATACGCAGAATATGCGCGACGGGGCTTCTTTGAATTAGTTTTCGTATCGCTAATCAATTTAACGGCAACAGTAACCTTCCTTTCTTTTTTGAAAAAAAGAGAAGGGGGGCTGTGGAAGGCAATTCAGTTGGGCCTATCTGTACTTGTTCTTTCTTCCGGCGTCATTCTCGCATCAGCATTTATGAGGATGATGATGTACGAGGAGGCGTACGGTTTTACGATTTTAAGGGTGCTCGTGCATTCCTTCATGGTGTTCCTGCTTATCATTTTCGCCTACACGCTTTTGAAAGTTTGGCTTAACCGTCTGTCGCTGATTCATTTTTATTTCATCGCGGCACTAGTGTATTATACTGTCCTGAATGTTATCGGCATTGACAGGATTGTAGCTGATCGGAACCTTGAACGATATGAACAAACTGGGAGAATTGATGTTGCCTACCTTGGTTATATGTCGGATACCGGGCTGCTGACGCTAATCGATTTGTATAAGATTCATCCTAATGTCCCAGGATTAAAGGAAGAATTGAGGAATCACTTTGCTGAAGCCGAAACGAGAGAAGAGCACTGGCAGGCGTATAACCTTACCCGTGAACGCGCCAGGGAAAAACTCATGGAGCTCGATTTAAAGTGA
- a CDS encoding DUF1700 domain-containing protein, translating to MERLKDDRSVREQNDTYLARLKKDFLSELSHKLGTIPEKDAILADYDSHLDDMLIEMMDTAEAEVKEAIYSRLGSPEEIAEMWRDEVTVTPSNMKWLFVLLNVLLFTGGAMLTAAHNLFEWGWLRTIWGYLTSIPVVISFVYMFFWALLGYEIGRSFGHKGKRLVRKTFLLALIPNLTMMVLTVFGIIPHEWFDPLLTNQFIVACIAFTALLYPVSILGYYWGKRASV from the coding sequence ATGGAACGGTTAAAGGATGACAGAAGTGTCCGCGAACAAAATGATACATATTTGGCGCGTCTTAAGAAGGATTTTTTGTCTGAACTGTCGCACAAACTTGGTACCATACCAGAAAAGGATGCTATCCTCGCCGACTATGACAGCCACCTTGATGACATGCTTATTGAGATGATGGACACTGCTGAGGCTGAAGTGAAAGAAGCCATTTATTCGAGACTGGGATCACCAGAGGAAATTGCGGAGATGTGGAGAGACGAGGTAACCGTCACTCCAAGCAATATGAAATGGCTGTTTGTGCTCCTGAATGTACTCTTATTCACCGGAGGCGCAATGTTAACAGCAGCCCACAACCTGTTTGAATGGGGCTGGCTTCGAACGATCTGGGGGTATCTCACTTCAATCCCAGTTGTTATTTCATTCGTGTACATGTTTTTTTGGGCACTGCTTGGTTATGAAATCGGCCGCAGCTTCGGTCATAAAGGGAAGAGACTTGTCCGGAAAACCTTTCTGCTGGCATTGATTCCGAACCTGACGATGATGGTGCTGACAGTGTTTGGAATTATCCCGCATGAATGGTTTGACCCGCTTTTAACGAATCAATTCATTGTCGCATGCATTGCCTTTACAGCCCTGCTTTACCCGGTTTCAATACTTGGCTACTACTGGGGTAAGCGCGCCTCTGTATAA
- a CDS encoding PadR family transcriptional regulator — protein sequence MFNRELVKGSTSLLLLQLLDDRDMYGYELVKELEARSGNGFTVKEGTLYPALHKLEKQEYIEFYWQEQEKGPARKYYRITEAGRELLLEKTREWQSFVKVMNKMIGTAEE from the coding sequence ATGTTTAATCGTGAGCTTGTAAAGGGAAGTACGTCTTTGCTTTTGCTTCAGCTGCTGGATGACCGGGATATGTACGGGTATGAACTTGTTAAGGAGCTTGAGGCACGGAGCGGGAATGGTTTTACAGTTAAGGAAGGCACTCTTTATCCGGCTCTCCATAAGCTTGAAAAGCAGGAATATATCGAGTTCTATTGGCAGGAGCAGGAAAAGGGGCCAGCCCGTAAATATTACCGGATTACTGAAGCCGGCCGCGAATTGCTACTAGAAAAGACCCGTGAATGGCAAAGCTTTGTCAAAGTCATGAACAAGATGATTGGAACTGCGGAAGAATAA
- a CDS encoding VanZ family protein, with product MKTFYRKLIYIAFLAYLAVLFYLLFFSSYRNGVRGIIDYNLIPFTTIGRYFSNYHGMSATDQLAGNILAFVPFGIFTTLLFGKWVDPLRVAALSFSLSMLAELAQFTFRVGAFDVDDLILNTLGGILGCLIAKMVSHRKRGQTLTPRG from the coding sequence ATGAAGACATTCTATCGGAAACTCATTTACATAGCATTTTTAGCATACCTAGCTGTATTATTTTATTTGCTGTTTTTCTCCTCTTACCGGAATGGAGTCAGGGGCATAATCGACTATAACCTTATTCCATTTACAACAATCGGGAGATACTTCAGCAACTATCATGGCATGTCCGCCACCGACCAGTTAGCCGGAAACATCCTAGCATTTGTCCCTTTTGGGATTTTTACCACACTTCTTTTTGGAAAATGGGTCGACCCGCTTCGGGTTGCAGCTCTATCATTCAGCCTGTCCATGCTCGCAGAGCTCGCGCAATTCACCTTCCGCGTAGGAGCCTTCGACGTCGACGACCTTATCCTCAACACCCTTGGCGGCATCCTCGGCTGCCTGATCGCAAAAATGGTTTCGCATCGAAAAAGGGGTCAGACCCTTACCCCCAGGGGGTAA
- a CDS encoding DUF4236 domain-containing protein produces MALRFRKSFKIAPGVRMTVGKKGVGVSVGGKGLRYSVHSSGRQTSTIGIPGSGLSYSTTSGGKQYKSDAYRRRSELAKMERQQRKLEELDFARYQVDLYENELLLLKSIHHESDDHIDWEEVSRREPPFQKGAVGPNEFEAARILSNFQPGFFDRLFGRAEKKRAALAINVDSARAQDEELYHDWARMNKVAKRMLQGDIDAYFEVIDDFAPLDDLVEFGSGFEFGTDSPEEIHVSFDVNAEKVIPDKQLSLTKTGKLSQKQMTKTMFFDLCQDYVCSCALRIARDMFALLPVKYVYVHAYEEQLNPATGHKERLLILSVRYDRGMVDKLNFEMLDPSEALVNFPHHMKFKKTKGFDEVEPVDY; encoded by the coding sequence ATGGCTTTACGGTTTCGGAAGAGCTTTAAGATTGCGCCTGGTGTACGGATGACGGTTGGTAAAAAAGGGGTTGGGGTCAGTGTCGGCGGGAAAGGCCTTCGCTATTCGGTGCATAGCAGCGGCCGCCAGACGTCGACAATTGGAATTCCGGGAAGCGGACTTTCATATTCAACGACCAGTGGAGGAAAGCAGTATAAATCGGATGCTTACCGAAGGCGGAGTGAGCTCGCTAAAATGGAACGCCAGCAGCGTAAACTGGAAGAACTGGATTTTGCCCGTTATCAGGTTGACCTTTATGAAAACGAGCTGTTGCTGTTGAAATCAATTCACCATGAAAGTGATGATCATATTGATTGGGAGGAAGTGTCCAGGAGAGAGCCTCCATTTCAAAAAGGCGCGGTTGGCCCGAATGAGTTTGAAGCTGCCAGGATTCTCAGCAATTTCCAGCCTGGCTTTTTCGATAGGCTGTTTGGCCGTGCTGAAAAGAAACGGGCGGCACTTGCTATAAACGTCGATTCTGCCCGGGCACAGGATGAGGAACTATACCATGACTGGGCAAGGATGAATAAGGTCGCAAAGCGGATGCTGCAGGGTGACATTGATGCGTATTTTGAGGTAATTGATGACTTTGCGCCGCTTGATGATCTTGTTGAATTTGGCAGCGGATTTGAATTTGGGACAGACAGCCCTGAGGAAATTCATGTTTCATTTGATGTGAATGCCGAAAAAGTCATCCCTGACAAGCAGCTTTCACTAACAAAGACTGGAAAACTTTCTCAAAAACAAATGACGAAAACAATGTTTTTTGATCTCTGTCAGGATTATGTGTGCAGCTGCGCACTGAGAATCGCCCGTGACATGTTCGCCCTGCTGCCTGTCAAGTATGTATATGTGCATGCATATGAAGAGCAGCTAAATCCAGCAACCGGCCACAAGGAAAGACTGTTGATTTTGTCTGTCCGCTATGACCGGGGCATGGTTGATAAGCTGAACTTTGAAATGCTAGATCCTTCTGAAGCGCTCGTTAACTTCCCCCACCATATGAAATTTAAGAAAACCAAGGGATTTGATGAAGTCGAGCCGGTTGATTATTAA
- a CDS encoding STAS domain-containing protein, with amino-acid sequence MNLNQELYDFFMKQTWQLSEDWYSLVNDQDPSSVYSTKNPEIIAELKRQNQDYFLHFYKAFIEDDTYIQGEFKRWSVEIAKDSKHLDTPMHYVVREFMNSQKVALKYIGKFITENEGRVSLEQAGAWYEKTIEIFNLSISSFVEAYHTNTMIRLRSQNELINELSSPVIKLQGDSALLPLIGDIDTARAKIILENTLAQCAEQGVSTLCIDLSGVAIIDTMVANELFGLIKALRLIGVKSTLSGIRPEIAQTAVQLGLNFYGVAILPSLSQALDTIKTY; translated from the coding sequence ATGAATTTGAACCAGGAATTGTACGATTTTTTTATGAAACAGACATGGCAGCTCTCCGAGGATTGGTACTCCCTCGTAAACGATCAAGACCCTTCATCTGTCTACTCAACCAAAAATCCAGAAATAATCGCCGAACTAAAAAGGCAAAACCAGGATTACTTCCTTCATTTCTACAAGGCATTTATCGAAGACGATACATATATTCAAGGGGAGTTCAAAAGATGGTCTGTGGAAATCGCCAAGGATTCGAAGCATCTTGATACACCTATGCATTATGTAGTTAGGGAATTCATGAATTCCCAGAAGGTTGCGTTGAAATACATAGGTAAATTCATCACTGAGAACGAAGGCAGGGTTAGCCTTGAGCAGGCTGGTGCATGGTATGAGAAGACCATCGAAATTTTCAACCTGTCGATTTCTTCTTTTGTTGAAGCTTATCATACTAACACAATGATCCGGCTCCGTTCGCAAAATGAATTAATCAATGAGCTTAGCTCACCAGTCATCAAGCTTCAGGGAGATTCCGCGCTGCTGCCGCTTATTGGTGACATTGACACGGCTCGCGCCAAAATCATTCTTGAAAATACACTTGCGCAATGTGCGGAACAGGGAGTCTCGACGCTATGTATCGACCTCTCCGGTGTAGCCATCATCGATACGATGGTCGCGAATGAACTATTCGGTCTGATTAAGGCGTTACGCCTGATTGGAGTTAAATCGACATTGTCCGGAATCCGTCCGGAAATCGCCCAGACAGCCGTGCAGCTTGGCTTAAATTTTTATGGAGTCGCCATTCTGCCGTCACTTTCCCAGGCTTTGGATACGATTAAAACATATTAA
- a CDS encoding GNAT family N-acetyltransferase has product MHRVVVTDDYRNWGRVEALYKEAFGSSAKPAWVIENMFKKQMCSLYILEENTEVLAFALAGRLGENKLLLIDYLAVDPLSQGKGLGYKLTQFIMEEAKKDNELEGVVLEAAADDQGAISFWQKCSFTRTSYAHQYKWVPEPYIALVHEFKSGTLSEVSPQFLFELISKFHANSFKRQKK; this is encoded by the coding sequence ATGCACCGAGTAGTCGTGACGGATGATTATCGAAACTGGGGAAGGGTTGAGGCGCTATATAAAGAGGCTTTTGGATCGTCAGCAAAGCCTGCTTGGGTCATTGAGAACATGTTTAAGAAACAGATGTGCAGCCTTTACATTCTTGAAGAAAACACTGAAGTTCTGGCATTCGCACTTGCAGGAAGGTTGGGGGAGAATAAGCTTTTGCTGATTGATTACCTGGCCGTCGATCCCCTATCGCAAGGGAAGGGATTGGGATATAAGTTGACTCAGTTTATTATGGAGGAAGCCAAAAAGGATAATGAACTTGAAGGGGTAGTACTCGAAGCAGCCGCCGATGATCAAGGGGCCATTTCCTTTTGGCAAAAATGCAGTTTCACGAGGACAAGCTATGCTCATCAATATAAATGGGTTCCAGAACCATACATTGCTTTAGTTCACGAATTCAAATCCGGTACCTTATCTGAGGTAAGTCCACAGTTCCTATTCGAATTGATAAGCAAATTCCATGCCAATTCGTTCAAAAGACAGAAAAAGTGA
- a CDS encoding DUF2500 domain-containing protein — protein sequence MGGFEQEMGGFEQEFVMFDMLSVIVPLFFVLVFGIIIFSFVKGAKEWSDNNKQPRLTVPARVVSKRTQVRGGHNDTSAHTSYFVTFEVESGDRMEMHINGNEFGLLAEGDYGELSFQGTRYLGFSRNTSSTQTI from the coding sequence ATGGGTGGCTTTGAACAGGAAATGGGCGGCTTTGAACAGGAATTTGTCATGTTCGATATGTTGTCAGTTATCGTTCCACTATTCTTTGTATTAGTTTTCGGTATTATCATATTTTCATTTGTTAAAGGTGCCAAAGAATGGTCGGATAATAACAAACAGCCGCGGCTAACTGTGCCGGCAAGGGTTGTATCAAAACGGACTCAGGTGCGCGGCGGCCACAATGATACCTCTGCCCACACGTCTTATTTTGTAACTTTTGAAGTGGAAAGTGGCGACCGAATGGAAATGCACATCAACGGTAATGAATTCGGATTGCTGGCGGAGGGGGATTACGGCGAGCTGAGCTTCCAGGGCACTCGTTATCTTGGATTTTCTAGGAATACATCTTCTACTCAAACAATATGA
- a CDS encoding undecaprenyl-diphosphate phosphatase, producing the protein MSLWEFFVALILGIVEGLTEFAPVSSTGHMIIVDDLLLQSKELFNEPVANTFKVVIQLGSILAVVIVFKDRILNLLGLTKKDIGTTEAKDQLGLKKLFVGILPAGLLGVLFEDYIDEYLFSVNTVVIGLVLGAILMIVADYMRPKTPKVNTVDEITYLQALAIGSFQCLGLWPGFSRSGSTIAGGVLLGMSHRAASDFTFIMAIPIMAGASGLSLLKNWEYFSIDVLPFMATGFIAAFIVALISIRFFLKLINRIKLVPFAIYRIVLAGLIYMLYF; encoded by the coding sequence ATGAGTTTATGGGAATTTTTTGTCGCGCTAATACTTGGGATTGTTGAAGGTTTGACCGAGTTTGCCCCTGTTTCGTCGACCGGGCACATGATTATAGTCGATGATTTGCTTCTGCAGTCCAAGGAACTTTTCAATGAACCTGTTGCCAACACATTCAAGGTTGTCATCCAGCTTGGTTCCATCCTTGCTGTCGTCATTGTGTTTAAGGACCGGATTCTCAACTTGCTTGGGCTAACCAAGAAAGATATTGGCACCACTGAGGCAAAAGACCAGCTTGGCTTAAAAAAGCTATTTGTTGGTATTTTACCTGCGGGATTGCTCGGCGTGCTGTTTGAGGATTATATTGATGAATATCTTTTCTCAGTCAATACGGTTGTCATTGGCCTTGTACTTGGAGCTATTCTGATGATTGTGGCTGACTATATGCGGCCTAAAACGCCAAAAGTTAATACAGTTGATGAAATCACATACCTTCAGGCTTTAGCAATCGGATCTTTTCAGTGCCTTGGTTTATGGCCAGGATTCTCCCGGTCTGGGTCGACGATTGCCGGCGGTGTCCTGCTTGGGATGAGCCACCGTGCTGCTTCCGACTTTACGTTTATTATGGCTATTCCGATAATGGCCGGAGCTAGCGGCCTCTCTCTCTTAAAGAACTGGGAATACTTCAGCATTGATGTTCTTCCGTTTATGGCTACCGGTTTCATCGCGGCTTTCATTGTTGCGTTGATTTCGATTCGGTTTTTCCTGAAACTGATCAATCGAATCAAACTCGTCCCGTTCGCTATTTACCGAATTGTTTTGGCGGGGCTCATTTATATGCTTTATTTTTAA
- a CDS encoding DUF6958 family protein has translation MTTIQLLNPDPLKKGAVVDEQKYKIVKEAILSIVEEQGTIGFKDLMSEVVGRLKESIDGSPSWYCTAVKLDLESRGILERIEGKGPQQIRLKR, from the coding sequence ATGACAACAATTCAATTACTAAATCCTGATCCTTTGAAAAAAGGGGCAGTCGTAGATGAACAAAAATATAAAATTGTAAAGGAAGCCATCCTGTCAATTGTTGAGGAACAGGGGACTATTGGTTTCAAGGATTTAATGTCCGAGGTTGTCGGAAGGCTAAAAGAAAGTATTGATGGTTCCCCATCTTGGTATTGTACTGCAGTAAAGCTGGATCTTGAATCGAGAGGAATTCTAGAGCGGATTGAAGGCAAGGGGCCGCAGCAAATCCGTTTAAAAAGGTGA